A stretch of Pseudoprevotella muciniphila DNA encodes these proteins:
- a CDS encoding S24 family peptidase, with translation MIKADNLNPLSERFLKAMDVLGVTGYKLAKQKILPADSTLTAIKRGYQKPSRNTIEAFLEAYPNINRTWLLKGEGKMTNQNVVKTDSGSHIFVKDYKEQVDPVPIYEIQVSAGLNSIFAGSNPEYLAGMVLFPKMPRAEGGMFVVGDSMYPLLKAGDIIGCVSLHDLESVIYGEIYVLQIENAGDISIVVKYIQPSEKEGHYKLVSYNKEHATMEVHKSCITSIARVTFSIRKFAPM, from the coding sequence ATGATTAAAGCAGATAATCTTAATCCTTTATCAGAGCGCTTTCTCAAGGCTATGGATGTTTTGGGTGTTACTGGTTACAAATTGGCTAAACAAAAGATACTCCCAGCCGACTCAACACTGACAGCCATTAAGCGAGGTTATCAGAAACCAAGCAGAAACACGATTGAAGCGTTTCTGGAGGCCTATCCTAACATCAATCGTACGTGGTTGCTGAAAGGAGAAGGCAAAATGACCAACCAAAATGTAGTTAAGACGGATAGTGGCAGTCATATATTTGTAAAGGATTATAAAGAACAGGTAGATCCTGTGCCAATTTATGAGATACAAGTTTCAGCCGGTCTGAACTCCATTTTTGCAGGCAGCAATCCTGAATATCTTGCCGGAATGGTACTCTTTCCTAAGATGCCTCGCGCAGAAGGCGGCATGTTTGTTGTGGGCGACTCGATGTACCCACTGCTTAAGGCCGGCGACATCATAGGTTGCGTTTCTCTTCATGATTTGGAAAGTGTAATCTATGGTGAAATCTACGTTCTTCAGATTGAGAACGCAGGAGACATCTCTATTGTAGTGAAGTACATACAGCCTTCTGAAAAAGAGGGACATTACAAATTGGTTTCCTACAACAAGGAACATGCCACGATGGAAGTTCACAAGTCGTGTATCACATCAATAGCACGTGTAACATTCTCCATAAGGAAGTTTGCACCTATGTAA
- a CDS encoding carbohydrate-binding family 9-like protein, with the protein MKTKLLYIIITFLCSCVMTDAQSVLEKYASCLTVPRVYNCHKAKVAPIIDGCADDVAWHEAEETELFVDISGEGHPAPLYDTRAKMLWDEDNFYVLATIKEPYIRAQLENHDDIVWHENDFEVFIDPNGDGKEYFEIEVNARNTLFELFMTRPYRSGGQFVSTWDCPGLKSAVHCNGSLNDSTDIDEGWTVEMAIPHEALKVGFDNGLKQGRIWRVNFSRVEWLKDGGPEENWVWSPTGAINMHMPERWGYVCLLDEGATTSTITRTKEEILIWALYYAEKDYYTKHKTYTNSPKVLGVAEVDLIGIDRRKLNIECTRNKFEIQYKSDDRTIRVTSED; encoded by the coding sequence ATGAAAACAAAGTTATTATACATTATAATTACCTTTCTTTGTTCATGCGTTATGACAGATGCTCAATCTGTTCTTGAAAAATACGCATCATGCCTGACGGTACCTCGCGTATATAATTGCCATAAAGCAAAAGTGGCGCCCATTATTGATGGTTGTGCAGATGACGTGGCATGGCATGAAGCCGAAGAGACAGAATTATTTGTTGATATAAGCGGAGAAGGACATCCTGCCCCACTTTATGATACGCGTGCCAAGATGCTTTGGGACGAAGATAACTTCTACGTTCTTGCCACCATCAAAGAGCCCTACATAAGGGCACAACTCGAAAATCACGATGATATTGTTTGGCATGAGAATGATTTTGAAGTGTTTATCGACCCTAATGGTGACGGTAAGGAATATTTTGAAATAGAAGTTAATGCACGGAACACTCTGTTCGAACTCTTTATGACACGTCCTTATCGAAGCGGTGGACAGTTTGTCTCAACATGGGACTGTCCCGGACTGAAATCTGCAGTTCATTGCAATGGCTCATTGAATGATTCAACCGACATAGACGAGGGGTGGACCGTTGAGATGGCAATACCGCATGAAGCCCTGAAAGTTGGGTTTGACAATGGTCTTAAGCAAGGACGTATATGGCGAGTGAATTTTTCTCGTGTGGAATGGCTGAAAGATGGAGGTCCTGAAGAAAACTGGGTATGGTCGCCTACGGGTGCCATAAATATGCACATGCCCGAACGCTGGGGGTACGTATGTCTGCTTGATGAAGGAGCAACAACTTCAACAATAACACGCACTAAAGAAGAGATTTTGATTTGGGCACTTTATTATGCAGAAAAGGACTATTACACAAAACACAAGACTTACACTAATTCACCAAAAGTTCTGGGAGTCGCAGAAGTGGATCTTATAGGTATTGATAGACGTAAATTAAACATAGAATGTACGCGCAATAAGTTTGAAATTCAATATAAGTCGGACGACAGAACTATCAGAGTAACAAGCGAGGACTAA
- a CDS encoding alpha-L-fucosidase, producing the protein MKNMMRFPTLIATLVFSLGNTAISAQNVEESAEHKQRMEWFDNAKLGIFIHWGIYAVNGISESWSFYNNYIPYSEYMQQAKGFTAKHYNPQEWVKLIKESGAQYTVITTKHHDGVALWDTQAGTLSTKKSTPAKRDLITPFVKAVRDSGLKLGLYYSLLDWSHPDYPNWTKTTTRYKISDDTARWQRFCDFNFAQMKELNNQFKPDLYWFDGDWEQTALDWRAADIVSMLRKDNPNVIFNSRIQGYGDYATPEQGVPVVRPKEPHWELCMTMNDSWGWQPHDKNFKSPYMLLRTFVDCLSNGGNMLLDIGPREDGTIPQEEIDILKEFGRWITKHKEAIYETRAGIPNEHFQGYTTLNPSGDILYLYLPYRPNGVVEIKGLVNKVNRVWVVGNGTMLNYKVYNKNYWSEVPGNLYIDVPDEVLDPQITVLAVLLDGPAKLYRGAGQVISVN; encoded by the coding sequence ATAAAGAATATGATGAGATTTCCCACCTTAATAGCCACATTAGTGTTTTCGCTTGGAAATACTGCTATTTCAGCACAAAATGTAGAAGAATCTGCTGAACATAAGCAGCGCATGGAGTGGTTTGATAACGCAAAATTGGGTATATTTATCCATTGGGGAATATATGCTGTGAATGGCATTTCCGAAAGTTGGTCATTCTATAACAATTACATCCCATACTCTGAATATATGCAACAAGCAAAAGGATTCACTGCAAAACACTACAATCCTCAAGAATGGGTTAAACTCATAAAAGAGAGCGGTGCTCAATACACTGTCATTACCACGAAACATCACGATGGTGTGGCGCTGTGGGACACACAAGCTGGCACGCTTAGCACAAAAAAATCAACACCTGCTAAAAGAGACTTGATAACACCCTTCGTAAAGGCTGTAAGAGATAGTGGTTTGAAATTAGGACTCTATTATTCCCTACTCGATTGGTCACATCCCGATTATCCCAATTGGACTAAAACTACAACAAGATATAAGATTTCCGATGACACTGCGCGCTGGCAAAGGTTCTGCGACTTCAACTTTGCCCAAATGAAAGAACTCAACAATCAGTTCAAACCCGATTTGTATTGGTTTGATGGCGATTGGGAACAAACTGCTCTCGATTGGCGTGCTGCAGACATTGTCAGTATGCTGAGAAAAGACAATCCTAATGTTATCTTCAATTCGCGCATTCAAGGCTATGGCGACTATGCCACACCAGAACAAGGAGTGCCTGTTGTTCGCCCCAAAGAACCACATTGGGAACTTTGTATGACTATGAATGACAGTTGGGGATGGCAGCCACATGACAAGAATTTTAAGTCGCCTTATATGCTACTTCGCACCTTTGTGGATTGTTTATCAAACGGCGGCAATATGCTACTTGACATCGGACCACGAGAAGATGGCACTATTCCGCAGGAAGAAATAGATATATTAAAGGAGTTCGGACGATGGATAACAAAACATAAGGAAGCCATATACGAAACACGCGCTGGTATTCCGAACGAACATTTCCAAGGTTATACAACGCTAAATCCCTCAGGCGATATCTTGTATTTGTATCTACCATATCGTCCAAATGGCGTTGTTGAAATTAAAGGCTTGGTTAACAAGGTAAATCGCGTTTGGGTTGTCGGAAATGGCACAATGCTCAATTATAAAGTTTATAACAAAAACTATTGGAGCGAAGTGCCTGGCAACCTATATATTGATGTACCTGACGAAGTGCTCGATCCGCAAATAACGGTTCTTGCAGTTCTGCTCGATGGACCTGCAAAACTATACAGAGGTGCGGGTCAGGTTATCAGTGTTAATTGA
- a CDS encoding alanyl-tRNA editing protein, with product MDKQLNEHNKSEHAPSHTAEHLLNQTMVRMFGCERSRNAHIERMKSKISYHIQVKPTDAQVDGIVQKMNELIQANLPVSYHYYIQQDLPEDISTERLPENASETVRVVRIGDYDACLCAGNHVNSTSEIGEFILLGTNWDEEKKNFRIRYKVKPLSE from the coding sequence ATGGATAAACAACTTAACGAACATAATAAGTCTGAACATGCCCCATCCCACACAGCAGAACATTTGCTCAATCAAACTATGGTAAGAATGTTCGGCTGCGAACGATCAAGAAATGCCCATATAGAACGCATGAAAAGCAAAATAAGTTATCACATACAAGTTAAACCAACGGATGCGCAAGTAGATGGTATTGTACAGAAAATGAATGAGTTAATACAAGCCAATCTGCCCGTATCATACCATTACTATATCCAACAAGACTTACCTGAAGATATTTCAACGGAACGTCTCCCTGAAAATGCAAGCGAAACAGTTAGAGTGGTCAGAATTGGCGATTATGATGCTTGTCTTTGTGCAGGAAACCATGTCAATAGCACGTCTGAAATAGGCGAATTTATCCTCTTAGGTACGAACTGGGACGAAGAGAAAAAGAATTTTCGCATACGTTATAAAGTAAAACCTTTATCAGAATAA
- a CDS encoding HD domain-containing protein → MTKFAEENPHHFLMTTIIDPVYGFIHIPLGLLRNIVKHPYFQRLERIHQLGTSAMVYPGAQHTRKQHSLGAYHLMTRAFSTLASKGVFLFDSEVEATEAAILMHDLGHGPYSHVLESVFVPGMSHETISLMMMEQINEAMHGELSLAISIFKNEHPKHFLHELISSQLDMDRLDYLCRDSFYTGVREGNIGAQRLIQMLEVRDDKLLINEKGIYTVENYLMARRVMYWQVYLHKTTVAAEEVLRCALKRAKSLARDGHQLPCSPALHFFLYNEISPERFANDPECLNQYSMLDDSDILTALKMWSKSEDKVLAILSNDFINRTLFKAIVSDTPLSEETIEEKCKLMQKELGISYSESKYFVRYRKLQNEMYSTVADGIDLIDMNGNIHDLSSVSHIVRNETSNLKDSKYYLLYQRL, encoded by the coding sequence ATGACTAAATTTGCAGAGGAAAATCCTCATCACTTCCTAATGACAACTATCATTGATCCTGTATATGGTTTTATCCATATCCCTCTCGGACTCCTCCGTAACATAGTAAAGCACCCTTATTTCCAACGACTTGAACGCATTCACCAGTTGGGAACGAGCGCAATGGTCTATCCTGGTGCTCAACATACAAGAAAACAACATTCTTTGGGAGCATACCATCTTATGACACGTGCGTTCAGTACACTTGCAAGCAAGGGCGTGTTTTTGTTCGATAGTGAAGTTGAAGCCACAGAGGCAGCCATTCTTATGCACGATTTAGGACATGGTCCATATTCACATGTCCTCGAAAGTGTTTTCGTGCCAGGTATGAGCCACGAGACCATCTCGCTTATGATGATGGAACAAATCAATGAAGCGATGCATGGCGAGTTATCATTAGCCATAAGTATTTTCAAAAATGAACATCCAAAGCATTTTCTCCATGAACTAATCAGTAGCCAACTTGACATGGATCGTCTTGATTACTTGTGCAGAGATAGTTTCTATACAGGAGTACGTGAGGGGAACATCGGCGCACAACGCTTGATACAGATGCTGGAGGTGCGTGATGACAAACTACTTATAAACGAGAAAGGCATCTACACAGTGGAAAATTATCTAATGGCGCGTCGTGTGATGTACTGGCAGGTGTATCTACATAAAACCACTGTTGCTGCTGAAGAAGTGTTGCGTTGCGCTCTAAAGCGTGCAAAGTCTCTTGCAAGGGATGGACATCAATTACCATGCTCACCTGCTCTGCATTTCTTTCTTTACAACGAGATTTCACCCGAAAGATTTGCAAACGATCCAGAATGTCTTAACCAATACTCCATGCTTGATGATAGCGACATTCTTACTGCATTAAAGATGTGGTCAAAATCGGAGGACAAAGTGCTCGCTATTTTGAGCAATGATTTCATAAATAGGACCCTCTTCAAAGCCATCGTAAGTGATACACCATTATCAGAAGAAACCATTGAAGAAAAGTGTAAACTCATGCAAAAAGAATTAGGCATTTCATATTCTGAAAGCAAATACTTTGTGCGCTATCGTAAGTTACAAAATGAAATGTACTCCACAGTTGCTGATGGCATTGACCTTATAGACATGAATGGAAATATTCACGATTTGAGCAGTGTGTCGCACATCGTTCGGAACGAAACATCCAATTTGAAAGATAGCAAATACTACCTTTTGTATCAGCGATTATAA
- the serS gene encoding serine--tRNA ligase, whose amino-acid sequence MLTIKQITDDKEAVIRGLEKKHFKNAREAVDAVLGFNDIRKKTQAELDNNLSQLKSISKSIGLLMKEGKKDEAEAAKQKVAAIKESNKSLEERMAKAQEDMTAMLLTIPNLPYDLVPEGATAEDNEIVKTGGHDIPLPENPLPHWELAKKYNLIDFDLGVKVTGAGFPVYIGWGARLQRALINFFLDEARKAGYTEIMPPTVVNTASGYGTGQLPDKEGQMYHCENDDLYLIPTAEVPVTNIYRDVILDEKQLPIKNCAYTQCFRREAGSYGKDVRGLNRLHEFSKIEIVRIDTPEHSAESHQEMLDHVEGLLQKLELPYRILRLCGGDISFTAALCYDFEVYSEAQQRWLEVSSVSNFDTYQANRLHCRYRNAEKKIQLCHTLNGSALALPRIVAALLENFQTPDGIRVPKALQPYMGTDLIC is encoded by the coding sequence ATGCTAACAATTAAACAAATTACAGATGACAAAGAGGCCGTCATTCGCGGTCTGGAAAAAAAGCATTTCAAAAATGCCCGTGAAGCGGTTGATGCCGTTTTAGGGTTCAATGATATAAGAAAGAAGACGCAGGCAGAACTGGACAATAATCTTTCACAATTGAAAAGCATCTCAAAGAGTATAGGGCTCCTCATGAAAGAAGGAAAGAAAGATGAAGCAGAGGCCGCCAAGCAAAAAGTAGCAGCAATAAAAGAAAGCAATAAGTCTCTTGAAGAACGCATGGCAAAAGCACAAGAAGACATGACAGCCATGCTTCTTACTATTCCAAACTTGCCATACGACTTAGTGCCAGAAGGTGCTACTGCTGAAGACAATGAAATTGTAAAAACTGGCGGACATGACATACCATTACCTGAGAATCCGCTGCCTCACTGGGAGTTAGCAAAAAAATACAATCTTATTGATTTTGATCTTGGTGTTAAGGTAACAGGCGCTGGCTTCCCCGTATATATAGGGTGGGGTGCACGTCTTCAACGCGCTCTTATCAATTTTTTTCTTGACGAAGCAAGAAAAGCTGGCTATACTGAAATCATGCCGCCTACTGTGGTAAATACTGCGTCAGGCTACGGCACAGGGCAACTCCCTGATAAAGAAGGGCAGATGTATCATTGCGAAAATGATGATTTGTATCTTATTCCAACCGCAGAAGTTCCTGTAACAAACATCTATCGCGATGTTATACTTGACGAGAAGCAATTGCCTATTAAGAATTGCGCATACACACAGTGTTTCCGCCGTGAAGCAGGTTCTTACGGAAAAGACGTAAGAGGTCTAAATCGTCTTCATGAATTCTCTAAAATAGAAATTGTACGCATTGACACGCCTGAACATTCTGCAGAGTCACATCAAGAGATGCTTGACCATGTAGAAGGATTGCTACAAAAACTTGAATTACCTTATCGCATTCTGCGCCTATGTGGTGGCGATATCAGTTTTACCGCAGCACTTTGTTACGATTTTGAAGTTTATAGCGAAGCCCAACAAAGATGGTTAGAGGTAAGTTCAGTCTCTAATTTCGATACCTATCAAGCCAATCGTTTGCATTGTCGTTATCGCAATGCAGAGAAGAAAATTCAACTTTGCCACACTCTTAATGGTTCTGCACTCGCGCTGCCACGCATAGTTGCAGCATTACTTGAGAACTTCCAGACACCCGACGGTATTCGTGTTCCTAAGGCGCTACAACCTTATATGGGTACTGATTTGATTTGTTGA
- the ruvX gene encoding Holliday junction resolvase RuvX: MGRLLSIDYGTKRCGIAVSDTLQIIANGLTTVKTSELLSFLKEYANKEDVECFVMGKPMQTNGAPSDTYSKVMSFAKQLEKAFPDIPVDFYDERYTSVIAHQAMLDGGLKKKQRQDKALVDEISACIILQDYMNSKQRNKV; encoded by the coding sequence ATGGGCAGGTTGCTTTCCATCGATTATGGTACAAAACGTTGTGGCATCGCAGTTTCCGATACGCTGCAAATCATAGCCAACGGATTAACCACAGTCAAGACGTCTGAGTTGTTGTCATTTCTAAAGGAATATGCCAATAAGGAGGATGTGGAATGTTTTGTCATGGGAAAGCCTATGCAGACCAATGGTGCGCCATCCGACACATACAGCAAAGTCATGTCCTTTGCCAAACAACTCGAAAAGGCATTCCCTGATATTCCCGTAGATTTCTATGACGAACGTTACACTTCTGTCATTGCCCATCAAGCCATGTTGGATGGTGGGCTAAAAAAGAAACAACGGCAGGACAAAGCCTTAGTGGACGAAATCAGTGCCTGCATTATTCTACAGGATTATATGAACAGCAAGCAAAGAAATAAAGTATAA
- the def gene encoding peptide deformylase: MILPIYTYGQNVLREETEDVTPEYPELSQLIQNMFETMYKSEGVGLAAPQVGLPIRLIVVTLDVLKDEYPEYEGFNKAYINPYIEEESSETVMIEEGCLSIPGIHEKVKRPSRVRISYQDEKFEMHDEWVDGYLARVLQHEIDHLDGFLFTDRLSPLRKRLVRKSLTNIIKGKVSCNYKIKTAH; encoded by the coding sequence ATGATACTACCAATTTATACATACGGGCAGAATGTACTAAGGGAAGAAACTGAAGACGTTACTCCTGAATACCCTGAATTATCTCAACTTATTCAGAACATGTTTGAGACGATGTATAAGTCGGAAGGTGTAGGACTGGCAGCACCTCAGGTTGGCCTTCCCATACGCCTGATTGTTGTAACACTCGATGTTCTCAAGGATGAGTACCCTGAATATGAGGGTTTCAACAAGGCTTACATCAATCCTTACATAGAGGAAGAAAGTTCGGAAACGGTGATGATAGAGGAAGGCTGTCTCAGCATACCAGGCATTCATGAAAAAGTTAAAAGACCATCAAGAGTGAGAATATCATATCAGGATGAAAAATTTGAGATGCACGATGAGTGGGTTGACGGTTACCTCGCCCGTGTGCTGCAACACGAAATAGACCATCTCGATGGATTTCTTTTTACAGACAGGCTCTCACCACTACGTAAACGTCTTGTCCGGAAAAGTCTCACAAACATCATTAAGGGAAAGGTGAGTTGCAATTACAAGATTAAAACAGCCCACTAA
- a CDS encoding glycoside hydrolase family 2 TIM barrel-domain containing protein, whose product MKKIILKSLLVLGLLPFVANAQNETKPYWLDQSKNRINTEEPRSDFFAFEDADKALNGDKKSSSRYISLEGTWKFNFVNDHQDAPKDFFKSDFDDSKWENFPVPGLFELNGHGDPIYKNVGYAWNTQFDNNPPVVEENNNYTGSYRKFVDVPATWNGGKVVLHVGSATSNLQVWVNGIWVGYSEDSKVAAEFDITEYIKPGARNLIALQIMRWCDGSYLEDQDFWRFTGIAREVYLYSRPKVHIKDVIAIPDLDANYKNGTITVKTIIEGSGATPEYILLDTNGNKVVSGKGAEANLKVKSPAKWTAETPNLYKLQVNLKDASGSVVESLVQNVGFRKVEIKNAQLLVNGKPILIKGADRHELDPDGGYVISVDRMVQDVKIMKEMNINAVRTSHYPNDPRWYDLCDQYGLYVVGEANLESHGMGYGKASLAKDISWEQAHIERNKNNVYVLKNHPSIIIWSLGNEAGYGSNFEKAYDFVRAYDPSRPIQYERAEKDGKTDIFCPMYYRPDASEKYVKESPKKPLIQCEYAHAMGNSMGGFRDYWRIIREYPHYQGGFIWDFVDQGITAHRDENGVMQVGSGKTNSGLPSFAYGGDFGRYPASDHNFNCNGLIRPDRVPNPHANEVRYYYQNLWTTLKDAEKAQIEVYNENFFRTIDNVSLNWQMSVNGETMKDGTISNIKLLPQQRQVLTLGNASDLTTLRSQGDVLITLKYVLNNDEPLLKTGYAVARQQLVAKSTESVVPATPLLVNPQKREMKAAVTLSQDNMSVTFNKYTGWIDYIDIDGKPLLKYGTSLKPNFWRAPTDNDYGAGFQRRFAAWKEPAMNLKEFKVEAGKVTAKYEMPAVKCQLIMTYQMNAEGLDVTEQLIPEDQNQLLPRIAMQITLPKGYEDIEYYGRGPGENYIDRNDGDLLGIYKQTVTEQYFGYVRPQESGNKTDVRWFDVKDNSGKGLFIKSIEEPVEVSALHYEVADLDGGPQKEAQHMHSGDLKPRNYTVVNIGYQMGLGCIDSWGAWPLPKYMLKAGDKVVKFRICSKK is encoded by the coding sequence ATGAAAAAGATAATCTTAAAATCGCTGCTCGTTTTGGGGCTTTTACCGTTTGTGGCAAATGCTCAGAATGAGACAAAGCCATATTGGCTTGACCAATCAAAAAATCGCATCAATACGGAAGAGCCACGGTCTGACTTTTTTGCTTTTGAAGATGCTGACAAAGCCCTAAATGGCGACAAAAAGTCTTCAAGCCGCTATATTTCGTTGGAAGGTACATGGAAGTTCAATTTCGTTAATGATCACCAAGATGCTCCCAAAGATTTCTTTAAATCAGACTTTGACGATTCCAAATGGGAAAATTTTCCCGTGCCCGGACTGTTTGAACTGAACGGTCACGGAGACCCCATTTATAAAAATGTGGGTTATGCCTGGAACACCCAGTTTGACAATAATCCACCAGTCGTAGAAGAAAACAACAACTACACAGGGTCATACCGCAAATTTGTTGATGTGCCTGCCACGTGGAACGGGGGAAAAGTTGTTTTGCACGTAGGCTCTGCTACTTCCAATCTGCAAGTGTGGGTAAACGGAATATGGGTAGGTTATAGTGAGGACAGCAAGGTTGCAGCAGAATTCGATATTACTGAATATATAAAACCAGGTGCAAGAAATCTGATTGCCTTGCAAATTATGCGTTGGTGCGATGGCTCATATCTTGAAGACCAAGACTTCTGGCGCTTTACAGGAATCGCACGTGAAGTCTATCTCTATAGCCGCCCGAAAGTACATATCAAAGATGTTATTGCTATTCCCGACCTTGATGCAAATTATAAGAATGGTACGATTACAGTCAAAACCATAATTGAGGGTAGCGGTGCAACACCTGAATATATCCTTCTCGACACTAATGGCAACAAAGTGGTATCTGGTAAAGGCGCAGAGGCGAATCTGAAAGTGAAAAGCCCTGCTAAATGGACAGCAGAAACACCTAATCTATACAAATTGCAGGTCAATTTGAAAGATGCCAGCGGCTCTGTTGTTGAGAGCCTTGTGCAGAATGTTGGCTTCAGAAAAGTGGAGATTAAAAATGCCCAACTTCTTGTAAATGGCAAGCCAATTTTGATTAAAGGCGCTGACCGTCATGAACTTGATCCGGATGGCGGTTATGTAATAAGCGTTGACAGAATGGTGCAAGACGTCAAGATAATGAAGGAAATGAATATCAACGCTGTGCGTACCAGCCACTATCCCAACGACCCGCGTTGGTACGACCTGTGCGACCAATATGGACTTTATGTAGTTGGCGAAGCGAACCTTGAAAGTCATGGTATGGGTTACGGAAAGGCGTCTCTTGCAAAAGACATTTCATGGGAACAAGCACATATAGAAAGGAACAAGAACAATGTATATGTGCTGAAAAACCACCCGTCTATCATCATCTGGAGCCTTGGCAATGAAGCCGGCTATGGTTCAAACTTTGAAAAAGCCTACGATTTCGTACGAGCATACGACCCCTCACGTCCTATTCAGTATGAACGCGCAGAAAAAGATGGTAAGACAGATATTTTCTGCCCGATGTACTATAGACCTGATGCGAGCGAAAAATATGTCAAAGAAAGTCCTAAGAAACCTTTGATTCAATGTGAATATGCGCATGCCATGGGTAATTCTATGGGAGGTTTCCGCGACTATTGGAGAATAATCCGCGAATATCCTCACTATCAGGGTGGATTTATCTGGGACTTTGTTGACCAAGGTATAACAGCACACAGAGACGAGAATGGCGTGATGCAGGTGGGATCAGGAAAGACCAACAGCGGACTCCCGTCATTTGCATACGGTGGCGACTTCGGACGTTATCCTGCTTCCGACCACAACTTCAACTGCAATGGTCTGATACGTCCCGACAGAGTACCTAATCCTCATGCTAACGAGGTACGCTATTATTACCAGAATTTGTGGACCACACTCAAAGATGCAGAAAAGGCACAAATCGAGGTGTATAATGAAAACTTTTTCCGCACCATCGATAACGTGTCGCTCAACTGGCAGATGTCAGTAAATGGTGAGACAATGAAGGACGGAACCATATCAAACATCAAATTATTACCACAACAACGCCAAGTGCTCACATTGGGTAATGCAAGCGACTTGACGACACTTCGTTCGCAAGGCGATGTGTTAATTACATTGAAGTATGTCCTCAACAACGATGAACCTCTTCTCAAAACAGGCTATGCCGTTGCACGTCAGCAACTCGTTGCTAAGAGCACGGAATCCGTTGTGCCTGCAACACCTCTGCTTGTAAATCCACAAAAGCGCGAAATGAAAGCAGCAGTAACGCTTTCGCAAGACAACATGAGCGTTACATTCAACAAATACACCGGATGGATTGACTATATCGACATCGACGGCAAACCACTGCTTAAGTATGGAACAAGCCTCAAGCCCAACTTCTGGCGTGCTCCGACAGACAACGATTATGGTGCAGGCTTCCAAAGACGTTTTGCTGCATGGAAAGAACCCGCGATGAACCTCAAGGAATTTAAGGTAGAAGCAGGTAAGGTAACTGCAAAATATGAAATGCCTGCCGTGAAGTGCCAGCTCATCATGACATACCAGATGAATGCTGAAGGATTGGACGTAACCGAACAACTCATCCCAGAAGATCAAAACCAACTTCTTCCCCGCATAGCCATGCAGATAACACTGCCCAAAGGCTATGAAGACATTGAGTACTATGGTCGTGGACCTGGAGAAAACTACATAGACAGAAACGACGGAGATTTGCTCGGCATATATAAACAGACCGTAACAGAACAGTATTTCGGCTATGTACGTCCGCAGGAAAGTGGTAACAAAACAGATGTGCGTTGGTTCGATGTTAAGGATAATTCCGGAAAAGGGCTGTTCATCAAGTCCATAGAAGAACCAGTTGAAGTCTCTGCCCTTCATTATGAAGTAGCAGACCTTGACGGCGGTCCACAGAAAGAAGCACAGCACATGCATAGTGGCGACCTCAAACCACGCAACTATACAGTCGTAAACATAGGCTACCAAATGGGCTTAGGCTGCATCGATAGTTGGGGAGCATGGCCACTGCCAAAGTATATGCTCAAGGCAGGCGATAAAGTCGTGAAATTCAGAATTTGCAGCAAGAAGTAA